One window of Salminus brasiliensis chromosome 16, fSalBra1.hap2, whole genome shotgun sequence genomic DNA carries:
- the apbb1 gene encoding amyloid beta precursor protein binding family B member 1, whose protein sequence is MSLESSSDLANENTCLPPSLNLDLRCPHSALQDAELGKVKGSCTSSPKSRRIYASTTPSQLLNGIMGGLDDDDASLQHREEEWARNQENEQGHPVPGSNAKWMKEGQNQLRKVAEKQQDLNRNPDQNLNLVENENENESPDMNPNQNSMLGVQESDVENNKTLEVLCSDVDVRNTANEPILIDTSEAPRGKKQENEEEEEEKEEEEEEEEEEEEEEENFPPDSGEKDTDSSETQSSSESRKDSEGGGRNTCLLFSKNGASDEDSSCMSLSQGSTANSTPDGDPESYWDRSAFETDTDLPAGWMRVRDTSGTYYWHIPTGTTQWEPPSPLEEGATPERPSSTSPAITPSEEPQITWNGVSRQNRFNDELWKEDDVTSDQSLKDFEGATLRYASINLSCSQSEGEEKPNSYSTDVEAKCFAVRSLGWVEISEEEMAPGKSSIAVNNCIRQLSYHKHNLHDTVGIWGEGKDMLLVLENEMLNLIDPLGQTLLHTQPIVSIRVWGVGRDNGRDFAYVARDKLTHVLKCHVFRCDTPAKNIATSMHDICSKIMAQRKTSKSSLNRLNIDPSKLVDLPFQEFPAPKNELVQRFQVRYLGNVPVAKPVGMDIVNSALETALGAKDKWTSVTVNVASATLTILVSDTEEVLSECRVRFLSFMGVGKDVHTFAFIMAEGPGDFICHMFWCEPNAASLSEAVQAACMLRYQKCLDARPPSTTSCLPGPPADSVARRVGSSVKKGVQSLLGSFKRSGAQTP, encoded by the exons ATGTCTTTGGAGAGCTCTTCAGACCTGGCCAACGAGAACACCTGTTTGCCCCCCTCGCTGAACCTCGACCTGCGCTGCCCCCACAGCGCTCTTCAAGACGCAGAGTTAGGCAAAGTTAAGGGCTCCTGTACCTCCTCTCCCAAGAGCCGCCGTATCTACGCCAGCACCACCCCGTCCCAGCTTCTCAACGGCATCATGGGTGGactggatgatgatgatgcttcCCTCCAGCATCGTGAGGAAGAGTGGGCCAGAAATCAAGAGAACGAGCAGGGTCACCCTGTCCCAGGAAGCAATGCCAAGTGGATGAAGGAAGGCCAGAACCAGCTGCGCAAAGTAGCAGAGAAGCAGCAGGATCTAAACCGAAACCCAGACCAGAACCTTAACCTGGTGGAAAATGAAAACGAAAATGAGAGCCCAGACATGAACCCAAACCAGAACTCCATGCTTGGGGTGCAAGAGAGCGACGTGGAGAATAATAAGACCCTGGAGGTCCTATGCTCTGACGTAGATGTTAGGAACACCGCCAACGAACCCATTCTGATTGATACCTCGGAGGCCCCCAGAGGCAAGAAAcaagagaatgaggaggaggaggaagagaaggaagaagaagaagaagaagaggaggaggaagaggaggaggaggagaacttCCCTCCTGACAGTGGAGAGAAGGACACAGACTCCTCTGAGACACAGAGCAGCAGTGAGTCGAGGAAAGACAGCGAAGGCGGAGGCAGGAACACATGCTTACTGTTCAGCAAGAATGGAGCCAGTGATGAGGACTCCAGCTGTATGTCTTTGTCCCAGGGGAGCACTGCCAACAGCACCCCTGATGGAGATCCAG AGTCTTATTGGGACCGCAGCGCGtttgagacagacacagacctGCCAGCCGGTTGGATGCGTGTGCGGGATACCTCTGGGACCTACTACTGGCATATTCCTACAGGCACCACGCAGTGGGAGCCACCTTCTCCCCTAGAGGAAGGTGCAACCCCAGAGAGACCATCTAGCACATCCCCTGCCATTACCCCCTCTGAGGAGCCACAG ATTACATGGAATGGCGTATCTCGTCAAAATAGATTCAACGATGAACTGTGGAAG GAAGACGATGTAACTTCTGATCAGAGTCTGAAGGATTTTGAAGGGGCTACACTGCGCTATGCCTCCATCAACCTCAG TTGTTCCCAGtcagaaggagaagagaagccAAATTCGTACAGCACTGACGTAGAGGCCAAG TGCTTTGCTGTGCGATCTCTGGGATGGGTGGAGATCTCTGAAGAGGAGATGGCACCTGGAAAAAGCAGCATTGCCGTCAATAACTGTATAAGGCAGCTGTCTTACCACAAACACAACCTGCATGACACTGTTGGCATCTGGGGAGAG GGAAAAGACATGCTTCTGGTGCTGGAGAATGAGATGCTGAATTTGATTGATCCCCTGGGACAGACTCTACTCCACACTCAACCTATTGTCAGCATCCGTGTGTGGGGTGTTGGCAGGGACAACGGCAG GGACTTTGCATACGTGGCTCGCGACAAGCTGACCCATGTTCTGAAGTGTCATGTGTTCCGATGCGACACTCCTGCCAAGAACATTGCCACCAGCATGCATGACATCTGTTCCAAG ATTATGGCCCAGAGGAAGACCTCAAAGTCAAGTCTGAACAGGCTCAACATTGACCCGTCCAAACTAGTGGATCTCCCATTTCAGG AGTTCCCAGCACCAAAGAATGAGCTGGTCCAGCGTTTCCAGGTGCGCTACCTTGGTAATGTGCCGGTGGCAAAGCCAGTAG GCATGGACATTGTTAATTCTGCCTTGGAGACTGCCCTTGGTGCCAAAGATAAATGGACCTCAGTGACTGTGAATGTGGCATCTGCTACTCTTACTATCCTTGTTTCAGAT ACTGAGGAGGTTCTGTCAGAGTGTCGCGTTCGGTTCCTGTCATTTATGGGTGTGGGAAAGGATGTCCACACTTTTGCCTTCATCATGGCGGAAGGCCCTGGAGACTTCATCTGCCACATGTTCTGGTGTGAGCCCAATGCTGCCAGCCTGAGTGAGGCTGTGCAAGCTGCTTGTATG CTGAGGTATCAGAAGTGTCTGGATGCAAGACCCCCTAGCACCACCTCATGCCTGCCAGGCCCTCCTGCAGACTCTGTGGCACGCAGGGTGGGCTCCAGTGTCAAGAAGGGCGTGCAGAGCCTGCTGGGCAGCTTCAAAAGATCTGGGGCCCAGACGCCCTAA
- the LOC140536681 gene encoding fibroblast growth factor receptor homolog 1-like isoform X1 — protein sequence MAFNYSQTEGSHFTTAGNEKDKCEKKDIDGLMLYIIIIASAFFLVIIGMALMWLKTYKTLIRTIRNLQDEEQRGQLTPPAPEADHVQQISSPEQNLTVKLGPNILSTTEAKSQSTKVASRSLRRPTQMDCRFNKADLNLHQLIKAGREGVFYKAKMMHGTIKGHNIFTCKISKKGCNRRQVEREVSVMQKLGTHKNLLQLLEWDITDTPYMLVMEYVAHGTLRSFLQLNQNRLCLDKELQHLFTLAAYHIAHAMKHLRSKMVHHSSLAFTLYCNNDVFVESLWLLCDDQILHCDLALRNIMVHSFPHEVKVAEFGLAREVARTWSRRGSCKKDCKERIPSRWYPPEYFKNDYYGFKGDVWAFGIVLWEMETFGTLPYPNLNTSEEVARYVCAGHRNGEPDQCRPEMLQMMKDCWQEPYSLRPSFMDIVEVLENILENDRDYVDMDDRVNQRNQSASVQPEDSDTVIKTDVYCNESQS from the exons ATGGCATTTAATTACAGTCAAACAGAAGGATCTCATTTCACAACAGCAGGAAATGAAAAGGACAAATGTGAGAAAAAAG ATATAGATGGCCTGATGCTCTACATAATCATAATTGCATCTGCCTTCTTTCTTGTCATCATTGGAATGGCTTTAATGTGGCTGAAAAC ATACAAGACCTTGATACGCACCATTAGGAATCTACAGGATGAAGAACAACGGGGACAGCTGACCCCTCCAGCCCCTGAAGCTGATCATGTACAGCAGATCTCTTCGCCTGAGCAAAATCTAACAGTCAAACTGGGGCCAAATATACTTTCCACTACCGAAGCCAAAAGCCAAAGCACCAAGGTAGCTTCAAGATCCCTGAGAAGGCCAACACAAATG GATTGCCGGTTTAACAAAGCTGACCTTAATTTGCATCAGCTCATTAAGGCAGGAAGGGAGGGAGTGTTCTATAAAGCTAAAATGATGCATGGCACCATCAAAGGTCATAACATCTTCACCTGTAAGATCTCCAAAAAGG gCTGTAACCGTAGGCAGGTGGAAAGAGAGGTTTCAGTCATGCAGAAGCTGGGCACACACAAGaacctgctgcagctgctggagTGGGATATCACAGACA CTCCATATATGTTGGTTATGGAGTATGTAGCCCACGGGACCCTCCGCAGTTTTCTGCAGTTGAATCAAAACAGACTGTGCTTGGACAAAGAGCTCCAGCATCTCTTCACCCTCGCAGCCTACCACATAGCACACGCCATGAAGCACCTGCGCTCCAAAATGGTACACCACTCAAGCTTAGCTTTTACTCTGTATTGTAACAATGATGTTTTTGTTGAGTCTCTGTGGTTATTATGTGATGATCAGATATTGCACTGCGATCTGGCACTGAGGAATATCATGGTGCACAGTTTTCCTCATGAAGTAAAGGTAGCCGAGTTTGGACTGGCCCGAGAGGTCGCGCGCACATGGAGCAGACGTGGCAGCTGCAAAAAAGACTGCAAG GAACGAATTCCCTCCCGGTGGTACCCTCCAGAATATTTCAAGAACGATTACTATGGATTCAAAGGGGATGTTTGGGCATTTGGAATTGTATTATGGGAGATGGAAACATTCG GCACTTTGCCCTACCCAAACTTAAACACATCGGAGGAAGTAGCACGCTATGTGTGTGCTGGCCACAGAAACGGTGAGCCTGATCAGTGCAGGCCAGAAAT GCTCCAAATGATGAAAGACTGCTGGCAGGAGCCTTACTCCTTGAGGCCTTCCTTTATGGATATAGTGGAAGTTCTGGAAAACATTCTGGAAAATGACCGT GACTATGTGGACATGGACGACAGAGTGAATCAGAGGAATCAGAGTGCCTCCGTGCAGCCTGAAGACTCAGATACAGTCATTAAAACGGATGTGTATTGTAACGAAAGTCAGTCTTAG
- the LOC140536681 gene encoding fibroblast growth factor receptor homolog 1-like isoform X2: MAFNYSQTEGSHFTTAGNEKDKCEKKDIDGLMLYIIIIASAFFLVIIGMALMWLKTYKTLIRTIRNLQDEEQRGQLTPPAPEADHVQQISSPEQNLTVKLGPNILSTTEAKSQSTKVASRSLRRPTQMDCRFNKADLNLHQLIKAGREGVFYKAKMMHGTIKGHNIFTCKISKKGCNRRQVEREVSVMQKLGTHKNLLQLLEWDITDTPYMLVMEYVAHGTLRSFLQLNQNRLCLDKELQHLFTLAAYHIAHAMKHLRSKMILHCDLALRNIMVHSFPHEVKVAEFGLAREVARTWSRRGSCKKDCKERIPSRWYPPEYFKNDYYGFKGDVWAFGIVLWEMETFGTLPYPNLNTSEEVARYVCAGHRNGEPDQCRPEMLQMMKDCWQEPYSLRPSFMDIVEVLENILENDRDYVDMDDRVNQRNQSASVQPEDSDTVIKTDVYCNESQS, from the exons ATGGCATTTAATTACAGTCAAACAGAAGGATCTCATTTCACAACAGCAGGAAATGAAAAGGACAAATGTGAGAAAAAAG ATATAGATGGCCTGATGCTCTACATAATCATAATTGCATCTGCCTTCTTTCTTGTCATCATTGGAATGGCTTTAATGTGGCTGAAAAC ATACAAGACCTTGATACGCACCATTAGGAATCTACAGGATGAAGAACAACGGGGACAGCTGACCCCTCCAGCCCCTGAAGCTGATCATGTACAGCAGATCTCTTCGCCTGAGCAAAATCTAACAGTCAAACTGGGGCCAAATATACTTTCCACTACCGAAGCCAAAAGCCAAAGCACCAAGGTAGCTTCAAGATCCCTGAGAAGGCCAACACAAATG GATTGCCGGTTTAACAAAGCTGACCTTAATTTGCATCAGCTCATTAAGGCAGGAAGGGAGGGAGTGTTCTATAAAGCTAAAATGATGCATGGCACCATCAAAGGTCATAACATCTTCACCTGTAAGATCTCCAAAAAGG gCTGTAACCGTAGGCAGGTGGAAAGAGAGGTTTCAGTCATGCAGAAGCTGGGCACACACAAGaacctgctgcagctgctggagTGGGATATCACAGACA CTCCATATATGTTGGTTATGGAGTATGTAGCCCACGGGACCCTCCGCAGTTTTCTGCAGTTGAATCAAAACAGACTGTGCTTGGACAAAGAGCTCCAGCATCTCTTCACCCTCGCAGCCTACCACATAGCACACGCCATGAAGCACCTGCGCTCCAAAATG ATATTGCACTGCGATCTGGCACTGAGGAATATCATGGTGCACAGTTTTCCTCATGAAGTAAAGGTAGCCGAGTTTGGACTGGCCCGAGAGGTCGCGCGCACATGGAGCAGACGTGGCAGCTGCAAAAAAGACTGCAAG GAACGAATTCCCTCCCGGTGGTACCCTCCAGAATATTTCAAGAACGATTACTATGGATTCAAAGGGGATGTTTGGGCATTTGGAATTGTATTATGGGAGATGGAAACATTCG GCACTTTGCCCTACCCAAACTTAAACACATCGGAGGAAGTAGCACGCTATGTGTGTGCTGGCCACAGAAACGGTGAGCCTGATCAGTGCAGGCCAGAAAT GCTCCAAATGATGAAAGACTGCTGGCAGGAGCCTTACTCCTTGAGGCCTTCCTTTATGGATATAGTGGAAGTTCTGGAAAACATTCTGGAAAATGACCGT GACTATGTGGACATGGACGACAGAGTGAATCAGAGGAATCAGAGTGCCTCCGTGCAGCCTGAAGACTCAGATACAGTCATTAAAACGGATGTGTATTGTAACGAAAGTCAGTCTTAG